A stretch of DNA from Planctomycetaceae bacterium:
AGGAAAGTACCTGACCTTCTTCCTGGCCGAGGAGGAGTACGGCCTGGAGATACTCCGAGTGCGGGAGATCATCGGCATGATGGACATCACGGCCGTCCCGCGCACCCCCGAGCACGTCAAGGGCGTCATCAACCTGCGCGGCAAGGTCATCCCGGTGATCGACCTGCGGTTGAAGTTCAGCATGCCCAGCGTCGAGCAGACCGAGCAGACGTGCATCATCGTCGTCGACGTCGGCCGGATCGAGATGGGCATCATGGTCGACAAGGTCTCCGAGGTTCTCGACATCGGCGCCG
This window harbors:
- a CDS encoding chemotaxis protein CheW; this translates as MATKEAVHVRERAGKYLTFFLAEEEYGLEILRVREIIGMMDITAVPRTPEHVKGVINLRGKVIPVIDLRLKFSMPSVEQTEQTCIIVVDVGRIEMGIMVDKVSEVLDIGAAEIEDTPSFGLDVDTEFILGMGKTNGKVTILLDITRVLSGSEAAGVVEQVQNETDQ